A genomic region of Eucalyptus grandis isolate ANBG69807.140 chromosome 5, ASM1654582v1, whole genome shotgun sequence contains the following coding sequences:
- the LOC104446631 gene encoding uncharacterized protein LOC104446631 yields MATDEAAWGERFSLEVLGFMQIAIDQLDFEFDLCGAAIVRELEECVRGFVRETLNKVFLHKFGLWMVGSEFTGNRRYTLQNQQQSPVGALMEEIDLEAKAPGSFLNEETRFISHEMYVFVIASPPPSINFGQQYIAKLALDSLEVPVGCVIVEDGNVIAAGRNQTNETWNATRHAEMEALDVLLVQWQRTRFTAAEVAEKFSACSLYVTLEPCIMCAAALSIIGIKEVYYVCANDKVGGCGSTLSLHSSSSEACVSNEDSGLKGFRCCGSILASQAIPLL; encoded by the exons ATGGCAACTGATGAAGCAGCTTGGGGTGAACGATTCTCTCTTGAGGTTTTGGGCTTCATGCAGATTGCTATAGATCAGCTCGATTTTGAATTCGATTTGTGCGGTGCTGCAATTGTGCGGGAACTCGAAGAATGCGTCCGTGGATTTGTTCGAGAGACGTTGAATAAGGTGTTTCTTCATAAGTTTGGTCTATGGATGGTTGGTAGTGAATTCACTGGCAATCGACGTTACACACTGCAAAATCAGCAACAATCCCCAGTAGGAG CTCTTATGGAGGAAATTGACCTAGAAGCTAAAGCTCCCGGAAGCTTCTTGAAT GAAGAAACCAGATTTATAAGCCATGAAATGTATGTGTTTGTCATTGCTTCTCCACCTCCTTCCATAAATTTTGGTCAACAGTACATT GCAAAGCTTGCGTTGGACAGCCTTGAGGTTCCAGTTGG CTGTGTGATTGTTGAGGATGGGAATGTTATTGCGGCAGGAAGAAACCAGACTAACGAGACATGGAAT GCAACCAGACATGCAGAGATGGAAGCTCTTGATGTTCTTCTTGTACAGTGGCAGAGGACTAGATTTACGGCTGCAGAAGTTGCAGAGAAGTTTTCAGCTTGCTCCCTTTATGTGACACTTGAACCGTGCATAATGTGTGCAGCAGCATTATCGATCATTG GTATAAAGGAAGTATATTATGTTTGTGCAAATGATAAAGTTGGAGGCTGTGGCTCAACATTGTCTTTGCATTCAAGTAGCTCTGAGGCATGTGTTAG TAATGAGGATTCTGGATTAAAGGGTTTCAGATGTTGTGGAAGTATATTGGCATCACAAGCAATTCCTCTTCTGTGA